A part of Micromonospora chersina genomic DNA contains:
- a CDS encoding D-alanyl-D-alanine carboxypeptidase family protein, with protein sequence MLDSATTQVIPRVPPPPRRRRRRLPALISILMTLLLLAAALVAVAPLRHPLPAPTVTRTLPASTVIPGTAPALPWPQSGQAALYVEGIGSIGASGGSRPLPIGSVAKVMTAYVILTEHPLDRGEHGPKLTVSAAQAAAYPSELARGESLIRVTAGAVFTERQALQAVLLPSANNMARILAAWDAGSIEAFVDKMNDTAAEFGMRNTHYTDPSGLSPATVSTAADQVILARKAMALPAFAEIVAQKKATLPVAGEVKNYNSLVGRNGVVGIKTGSTDEAGGCLSFAFVVTVGGRKITVVGAVLGQPGADTPVQLERVFRVTRSLIRTATSAIALHPVVRAGDPVATVRGPLGARTTIHAANDLSVVGWPGLRVRLDADIPAVPADLPAGAEHGRVTAVAGGGRPVTTPLRSGVRLEAPSTWDRIRRHR encoded by the coding sequence ATGCTCGACTCTGCGACGACCCAGGTGATCCCGCGGGTCCCGCCACCGCCACGCCGCCGCCGGCGGCGTCTCCCGGCGCTGATCAGCATCCTGATGACCCTGCTCCTGCTCGCCGCCGCGCTGGTGGCGGTCGCACCGCTGCGCCACCCGCTGCCCGCGCCGACAGTCACGCGGACGCTGCCCGCGTCGACAGTCATCCCCGGCACGGCGCCGGCCCTGCCGTGGCCGCAGTCCGGGCAGGCCGCCCTCTACGTGGAGGGCATCGGATCCATCGGCGCCTCGGGCGGCAGCCGACCGCTGCCCATCGGCAGCGTGGCCAAGGTGATGACGGCGTACGTCATCCTGACCGAGCACCCCCTGGACCGCGGCGAGCACGGCCCGAAGCTGACCGTCAGCGCGGCGCAGGCCGCCGCGTACCCGAGCGAACTCGCGCGCGGCGAGTCCCTCATCCGCGTCACCGCGGGCGCGGTCTTCACCGAGCGCCAGGCCCTCCAGGCGGTGCTGCTGCCGTCGGCGAACAACATGGCGCGGATCCTCGCCGCCTGGGACGCCGGCAGCATCGAGGCGTTCGTCGACAAGATGAACGACACGGCCGCCGAGTTCGGCATGCGGAACACCCACTACACCGACCCGTCCGGGCTCAGCCCGGCGACCGTCAGCACCGCCGCCGACCAGGTGATCCTCGCCCGCAAGGCGATGGCCCTGCCCGCGTTCGCGGAGATCGTGGCCCAGAAGAAGGCCACCCTGCCCGTCGCCGGCGAGGTCAAGAACTACAACTCGCTCGTCGGCCGCAACGGCGTCGTGGGCATCAAGACCGGCTCCACCGACGAGGCCGGGGGGTGCCTGTCCTTCGCGTTCGTCGTCACCGTCGGCGGCCGGAAGATCACCGTCGTCGGGGCCGTCCTCGGGCAGCCCGGCGCGGACACCCCCGTCCAGTTGGAGCGGGTCTTCCGGGTGACCCGCTCGCTGATCCGCACCGCCACGTCGGCGATCGCGCTGCACCCCGTCGTCCGTGCCGGCGACCCGGTCGCCACCGTCCGCGGGCCGCTCGGCGCCCGGACCACGATCCACGCCGCGAACGACCTGTCCGTGGTCGGCTGGCCCGGTCTCCGCGTCAGGCTGGACGCCGACATCCCGGCCGTGCCGGCCGACCTGCCCGCCGGCGCCGAACACGGCCGGGTCACCGCCGTCGCCGGCGGCGGCAGGCCCGTCACGACCCCGCTCCGATCAGGGGTACGCCTCGAAGCCCCCAGCACCTGGGACCGCATCCGCAGGCACCGCTGA
- a CDS encoding DNA alkylation repair protein, protein MAELAALEDPKARQVNARHGDDHGVNLGRLRTLAKRLKTQQDLACQLWQTGDTAARLLAILVCRPKAFERDELDVMLREARTPKVHDWLVNNVVKKNPHAEELRVAWSADPDPVVASAGWALTAERVARRPEGLDLAALLDVIEAEMKDAPDRLQWAMNNCLAQIGIDHAEHRARAIDIGERLAVLKDYPTSPGCTSPYAPTWIAEMVRRQQDH, encoded by the coding sequence ATGGCCGAGCTGGCCGCGCTGGAGGACCCGAAGGCGCGCCAGGTGAACGCCAGACACGGTGACGACCACGGCGTGAACCTCGGCAGGCTGCGCACGCTCGCGAAGCGGCTGAAGACGCAGCAGGACCTGGCGTGCCAGCTCTGGCAGACGGGCGACACGGCGGCGAGACTGCTGGCGATCCTGGTCTGCCGGCCGAAGGCGTTCGAGCGGGACGAGCTGGACGTCATGCTGCGCGAGGCGCGCACGCCCAAGGTGCACGACTGGCTCGTGAACAACGTGGTGAAGAAGAATCCGCACGCCGAAGAGCTGCGCGTGGCCTGGTCCGCCGACCCGGACCCGGTGGTCGCGAGCGCCGGTTGGGCGCTGACCGCCGAACGTGTGGCGAGGAGGCCCGAGGGCCTCGACCTCGCCGCCTTGCTCGACGTCATCGAGGCGGAGATGAAGGACGCCCCGGATCGCCTGCAGTGGGCGATGAACAACTGCCTGGCGCAGATCGGGATCGACCACGCCGAGCACCGCGCCCGCGCCATCGACATCGGCGAGCGGCTGGCGGTGCTCAAGGACTACCCGACCTCGCCGGGCTGCACCTCGCCGTACGCGCCCACCTGGATCGCCGAGATGGTGCGCCGCCAGCAGGACCACTAG
- the rph gene encoding rifamycin-inactivating phosphotransferase, producing MSERYVVGFQEVDETWVAIVGGKGAHLGALARIDGLRVPDGFCVTTDAFRRVLADVPSVDDRLAELSRLNPDDREAIRTLSADIRRSIAEAPVPNDVAAAITRALAELGEDAAYAVRSSATAEDLPTASFAGQQDTYLNVIGVAAILRHVSRCWASLFTERAVTYRQRNGIDHRAVHMAVVVQEMVFPQAAGVLFTADPVTSNRTVASVEASFGLGEALVSGLVNADAYRVRDGEIIHRAIATKRLAVHALPDGGTRERAIDPERQDKPALTDEQVRRLVQLGRRIETHFGHPQDIEWCLVDDGFQVVQSRPITTLFPIPEAGDGENHVYLSVGHQQMMTDAMKPLGLSMWKMTAMAPMHEAGGRLFVDVTPHLASPARRAGFLEMAGRGDPLTRDALETVIDRGDFIPSLPDQAPPRPPAGGTPAPIETDPAIVADLIARSQASVAALRRDIGTKSGPALFDFLLTAFAEQKRLLSDPRSMQAIMAGMDATWWLNDQLEAWLGDRNAADTLTLSAPHNITSEMGLALLDVADVIRPHPEVVAFLQGVEDESFLDELAKLPGGPEARDAIGAYLDRYGMRCVGEIDITRPRWSERPSTLVPVILDNVRNFAPGESTRRFEQGRREAAKKEQDVLARLRALPDGQRKADETKRMIDRVRTFIGYREYPKYAIISRYLVYKRALLEEAERLVRAGVLGAQEDIFYLTFAELHDVVRTHRADHRLIQRRKDEFRWHQTLTPPRVLTSEGEGIAGAYRRDGVPAGALVGLPVSGGIVEGRARVILDLAEADLGPGDILVTPYTDPSWSPLFVAVEGLVTEVGGLMTHGAVIAREYGLPAVVGVQGATRLIRDGQRIRVHGTDGYVELLP from the coding sequence ATGAGCGAGCGGTACGTGGTGGGTTTCCAGGAGGTCGACGAGACGTGGGTGGCGATCGTCGGTGGCAAGGGCGCGCACCTCGGGGCGTTGGCGCGGATCGACGGCCTCCGCGTGCCGGACGGCTTCTGCGTGACGACGGACGCCTTCCGCCGGGTCCTGGCCGACGTTCCGTCGGTCGACGACCGGCTCGCTGAACTGTCGCGCCTGAACCCGGACGACCGGGAGGCGATCCGAACGCTCAGTGCGGACATCCGCCGGAGCATCGCAGAGGCACCGGTCCCAAACGACGTGGCGGCGGCGATCACCCGGGCCCTTGCGGAACTCGGGGAGGACGCCGCGTACGCCGTCCGGTCCAGCGCGACGGCCGAGGACCTGCCGACGGCATCGTTCGCGGGCCAGCAGGACACGTACCTGAACGTCATCGGGGTGGCGGCGATCCTCCGGCACGTCAGCCGCTGCTGGGCCTCGCTGTTCACCGAGCGGGCCGTGACCTACCGCCAGCGCAACGGCATCGACCACCGCGCGGTCCACATGGCCGTTGTGGTGCAGGAGATGGTCTTCCCGCAGGCCGCCGGGGTCCTGTTCACGGCCGACCCCGTCACGTCGAACCGGACGGTCGCCTCCGTGGAGGCCAGCTTCGGCCTCGGGGAGGCTCTGGTCTCGGGGCTGGTGAACGCGGACGCCTACCGGGTGCGGGACGGTGAGATCATCCACAGGGCGATCGCCACCAAGCGGCTCGCCGTCCACGCCCTGCCGGACGGCGGCACGCGGGAACGGGCGATCGACCCGGAGCGGCAGGACAAGCCGGCGCTGACGGACGAGCAGGTCCGGCGACTGGTGCAGCTGGGCCGGCGGATCGAGACGCACTTCGGCCACCCCCAGGACATCGAGTGGTGCCTGGTCGACGACGGCTTCCAGGTCGTCCAGAGCCGGCCGATCACGACACTGTTCCCGATTCCCGAGGCCGGCGACGGAGAGAACCACGTCTACCTCTCCGTCGGTCACCAGCAGATGATGACCGACGCCATGAAGCCTCTGGGGCTGTCGATGTGGAAGATGACGGCCATGGCGCCGATGCACGAGGCCGGCGGCAGGCTGTTCGTGGACGTCACCCCACACCTGGCCTCGCCGGCGCGCCGCGCCGGTTTCCTGGAGATGGCGGGGCGGGGCGATCCGCTGACCAGGGACGCGCTGGAGACCGTCATCGACCGCGGCGACTTCATCCCGTCACTCCCCGACCAGGCTCCCCCGAGGCCGCCCGCCGGCGGCACGCCCGCCCCGATCGAGACCGATCCGGCCATCGTCGCCGACCTGATCGCACGCAGCCAGGCGTCCGTCGCCGCCCTGCGACGCGACATCGGGACGAAGTCCGGGCCCGCGCTGTTCGACTTCCTCCTGACTGCCTTCGCGGAACAGAAGCGGCTCCTCAGCGATCCGCGCAGCATGCAGGCGATCATGGCGGGGATGGACGCCACGTGGTGGCTCAACGACCAGTTGGAGGCGTGGCTGGGCGACAGGAACGCGGCGGACACGCTCACGTTGTCCGCGCCCCACAACATCACCTCGGAGATGGGGCTGGCGCTCCTGGACGTCGCCGACGTCATCCGCCCGCACCCGGAGGTGGTGGCCTTCCTCCAGGGGGTCGAGGACGAGAGCTTCCTCGACGAGCTGGCCAAGCTCCCGGGCGGTCCGGAAGCGCGCGACGCCATCGGGGCCTACCTCGACAGGTACGGCATGCGCTGCGTCGGCGAGATCGACATCACGAGGCCCCGCTGGAGCGAGCGCCCCAGTACCCTCGTGCCCGTCATCCTCGACAACGTCAGGAACTTCGCGCCGGGCGAGAGCACGCGGCGCTTCGAGCAGGGGCGCCGGGAGGCGGCGAAGAAGGAACAGGACGTCCTGGCGCGGCTGCGGGCCCTGCCGGACGGGCAGCGCAAGGCCGACGAGACCAAGCGGATGATCGACCGGGTCCGCACCTTCATCGGCTACCGGGAGTATCCGAAGTACGCCATCATCAGCCGCTACCTCGTCTACAAGCGGGCCCTGCTGGAGGAGGCCGAGCGCCTCGTGCGGGCCGGCGTGCTCGGCGCGCAGGAGGACATCTTCTACCTCACGTTCGCCGAGCTTCACGACGTCGTCCGCACGCACCGGGCGGATCACCGGCTCATCCAGCGGCGGAAGGACGAGTTCCGGTGGCATCAGACGCTCACACCGCCCCGGGTGCTCACCTCCGAGGGTGAGGGCATCGCCGGGGCGTACCGGCGCGACGGGGTGCCGGCCGGCGCGCTGGTCGGCCTGCCGGTCTCCGGCGGGATCGTCGAGGGTCGGGCCCGCGTCATCCTGGACCTGGCCGAGGCCGATCTCGGACCGGGTGACATCCTGGTCACCCCCTACACCGACCCGAGCTGGTCACCCCTGTTCGTGGCGGTCGAGGGACTGGTGACGGAGGTGGGCGGCCTCATGACCCACGGGGCGGTGATCGCCCGGGAGTACGGCCTGCCCGCCGTCGTCGGCGTGCAGGGTGCGACCAGGCTGATCCGGGACGGTCAGCGCATTCGCGTGCACGGCACCGACGGGTACGTGGAGCTCCTGCCCTGA
- a CDS encoding OsmC family protein — protein MSEDTFRSVEIERTSMGNYVARNVRGGSLPMGTGEDGAFTPVELLLAAIGGCTAIDVDYITSRRAEPTRFAVEVTGDKIRDEAGGNRMENLKVEFTVTFPAGADGDRAREALPRSLQQSHDRLCTVSRTVELGTPVTIVDTAGSVED, from the coding sequence ATGAGTGAGGACACCTTCCGCTCGGTGGAGATCGAGCGCACCAGCATGGGGAACTACGTCGCACGGAACGTCCGCGGCGGATCGCTGCCGATGGGCACGGGCGAGGACGGCGCCTTCACGCCGGTGGAGCTCCTTCTGGCTGCCATCGGCGGCTGCACGGCCATCGACGTGGACTACATCACCAGCCGCCGCGCCGAGCCCACCCGGTTCGCCGTCGAGGTCACCGGCGACAAGATCCGGGACGAGGCCGGCGGGAACCGGATGGAGAACCTCAAGGTCGAGTTCACCGTGACGTTCCCGGCGGGCGCCGACGGCGACAGGGCACGCGAGGCGCTGCCCCGATCGTTGCAGCAGTCGCACGACCGGCTCTGCACCGTCTCCCGTACCGTCGAACTCGGCACTCCCGTCACGATCGTCGACACTGCGGGTTCCGTCGAGGACTGA
- a CDS encoding TetR/AcrR family transcriptional regulator, which yields MAEIDSGAEQAAPRKRADARRNEKALLDAASAAFVASGVDVPVRDIAARAGVGVGTIYRHFPTRADLIVAVYRHQIEACAEAGPALLADSGTPHTALVRWIDLFVDFLTTKHGLAEALQSDAAAFQTLHAYFLDRLVPVCDQLLDAAVAAGEIRPDLDAYGLLRGVGNLCIGAGNDPRYDARRLVQLLLAGLRVR from the coding sequence TTGGCCGAGATCGACAGCGGCGCCGAGCAAGCGGCCCCGCGCAAGCGCGCCGACGCCCGGCGCAACGAGAAAGCCCTGCTGGATGCCGCCTCCGCGGCATTCGTCGCCTCCGGCGTCGACGTGCCCGTGCGCGACATCGCCGCCAGGGCGGGCGTCGGGGTGGGCACCATCTACCGCCACTTCCCGACCCGAGCCGACCTCATCGTCGCCGTCTACCGGCACCAGATCGAGGCGTGTGCCGAGGCGGGCCCCGCCCTGCTGGCCGACAGCGGCACACCGCACACCGCCCTGGTGCGGTGGATCGACCTGTTCGTCGATTTCCTGACCACCAAACACGGGCTCGCCGAAGCGCTACAGTCCGACGCCGCCGCCTTCCAGACCCTGCACGCCTACTTCCTCGACCGCCTGGTCCCCGTGTGCGACCAACTGCTCGACGCCGCGGTCGCGGCCGGCGAGATCCGTCCCGACCTGGACGCGTACGGACTGCTCCGCGGCGTCGGCAATCTCTGCATCGGCGCCGGTAACGACCCCCGGTACGACGCGCGCCGCCTGGTCCAGCTCCTCCTCGCCGGACTTCGGGTCCGCTGA
- a CDS encoding aldo/keto reductase, with product MQYRSLGRTGVQVSTLVLGAMNFGRIGNTTQEEATAIVDAALDAGINLIDTADVYSGGQSEEMVGRAIAGRRDDVVLATKATLPMGDERNRRGGSRRWLVTALDNSLRRLGVDHVDLYQMHRWDPTTSDEETLSALTDLQRAGKIRYFGSSTFPAYRVVQAQWTARERHLSRYVTEQPSYSILQRGIETHVLPVTQEYGMGVLAWSPLASGWLSGAIRAGREITTNRSGFMRQRYDISVAANRAKLEAVERLATVADEAGLSLIQLALGFVTAHPGVTSAIIGPRTADHLRSQLAAADTVLSTDVLDAIDAIVAPGVDLAPDEKHDTPPALLDPALRRR from the coding sequence ATGCAGTACCGCAGCTTGGGCCGCACGGGTGTGCAGGTCAGCACCCTCGTACTCGGCGCGATGAATTTCGGCAGGATCGGCAACACCACCCAGGAGGAAGCCACCGCCATCGTCGACGCGGCGCTCGACGCGGGGATCAACCTCATCGACACCGCCGACGTCTACAGCGGCGGCCAGTCCGAGGAGATGGTCGGCAGGGCCATCGCCGGCCGCCGGGACGACGTCGTGCTGGCCACCAAGGCGACCCTGCCGATGGGCGACGAGCGCAACCGTCGGGGTGGTTCGCGCCGCTGGCTGGTCACCGCGCTGGACAACAGCCTGCGCCGCCTCGGCGTCGACCACGTCGACCTCTACCAGATGCACCGGTGGGACCCGACGACCAGCGACGAGGAGACGCTGTCGGCGCTGACGGACCTGCAACGCGCGGGAAAGATCCGCTATTTCGGCTCCTCGACCTTCCCGGCCTACCGCGTCGTCCAGGCCCAGTGGACGGCCCGGGAGCGGCACCTGAGCCGTTACGTGACCGAGCAGCCGAGCTACTCGATCCTGCAACGCGGCATCGAGACCCACGTGCTGCCGGTGACGCAGGAGTACGGCATGGGCGTGCTCGCCTGGAGCCCGCTGGCCTCGGGCTGGCTGTCCGGCGCGATCCGTGCCGGACGGGAGATCACCACCAACCGATCGGGCTTCATGCGGCAGCGCTACGACATCAGCGTTGCCGCCAACCGGGCCAAACTGGAGGCCGTGGAGCGACTGGCCACGGTGGCCGACGAGGCCGGGCTCAGCCTGATCCAGCTCGCGCTCGGATTCGTCACCGCGCACCCGGGCGTCACCAGCGCGATCATCGGCCCCCGCACGGCGGACCACCTTCGCTCCCAGCTCGCCGCCGCGGACACCGTACTCTCCACCGACGTGCTGGACGCGATCGACGCGATCGTGGCGCCCGGCGTCGACCTCGCCCCCGACGAGAAGCACGACACCCCGCCCGCCCTGCTCGACCCGGCGCTGCGCCGCCGCTGA
- a CDS encoding helix-turn-helix transcriptional regulator — MSDARARLLSLLSLLQTPRLWPGSELAQRLGVSGRTVRRDIDRLRELGYPVRAEQGGLGGYQLTAGAAMPPLLLEDDEAVAVAIGLRTAAAQPVAGVDEAAVRALGKLLQVLPARLRRRVDTLSSSTVAHPFSLAGEPVDPDTLVVTAATVANHERLRFRYRDEGRHVEPRALVTAGRRWYLLAFDLDRDDWRTFRLDRVTNPAATGARAVTRDVPGGDVAAFVARRTMQMAPTYAADVVIHAPAAQVVDRLGGPPPGTLTEQPGGTCRWLAPPDTLEWHALRLASIGLPFEVGGPPELAAHLRSTAALFQAATAGPDHQGRHDGVAAPDPA, encoded by the coding sequence ATGTCCGACGCGCGTGCCCGACTGCTGTCCCTGCTGTCGCTGTTGCAGACCCCTCGGTTGTGGCCGGGTAGCGAGCTGGCGCAGCGGCTCGGGGTGTCCGGCCGGACCGTGCGGCGCGACATCGACCGACTACGGGAGCTGGGCTATCCGGTGCGTGCGGAGCAGGGCGGCCTGGGCGGCTACCAGCTGACCGCAGGCGCGGCCATGCCGCCGCTGCTGCTGGAGGACGACGAGGCGGTCGCCGTGGCCATCGGGCTGCGTACCGCCGCGGCGCAGCCGGTGGCCGGGGTGGACGAGGCGGCGGTGCGGGCGTTGGGCAAGCTGCTTCAGGTCCTGCCGGCCCGGCTGCGGCGCCGGGTCGACACCTTGTCGTCCTCCACCGTGGCCCACCCGTTCTCCCTGGCCGGGGAGCCGGTGGACCCCGACACGCTTGTCGTCACCGCCGCGACGGTCGCCAACCACGAGCGGCTGCGGTTCCGTTACCGTGACGAGGGCCGGCACGTGGAGCCGCGTGCCCTGGTGACGGCCGGGCGGCGCTGGTACCTGCTCGCCTTCGACCTGGACCGCGACGACTGGCGGACCTTCCGGCTGGACCGGGTGACGAATCCCGCCGCCACCGGGGCCCGGGCGGTCACGAGGGACGTGCCCGGCGGGGACGTCGCCGCCTTCGTCGCCCGCCGGACCATGCAGATGGCGCCGACGTACGCGGCCGACGTCGTGATCCACGCGCCGGCCGCCCAGGTGGTGGACCGCCTCGGCGGGCCGCCGCCGGGCACGCTGACCGAACAGCCCGGCGGCACCTGCCGGTGGCTCGCGCCGCCGGACACCCTGGAATGGCATGCGCTCCGGTTGGCGTCGATCGGGCTGCCGTTCGAGGTGGGCGGTCCGCCCGAGCTGGCCGCCCACCTCAGGTCGACCGCCGCGCTGTTCCAGGCCGCCACCGCGGGGCCGGACCACCAGGGCCGTCACGACGGTGTGGCGGCTCCGGACCCCGCGTGA
- a CDS encoding VOC family protein, with translation MNSTAPAGYTNVAPWIVTPDTGQLLDFVTTVFDGVELGRVRLEDGTIGHAEIRVGDTILLAFDRRPDWPAMPSLLRVFVPDADAATERAVAAGARVVTAPATHAFGQRGGRVRDPFGNVWWISAVVEDVAPEVGMRRLAEPRYAEAMRDAQETLDRELSGRTDSVVSRPLIG, from the coding sequence ATGAACAGCACCGCGCCCGCCGGGTACACGAACGTCGCGCCGTGGATCGTCACGCCGGACACCGGGCAACTGCTGGACTTCGTCACCACGGTGTTCGACGGGGTCGAGCTCGGTCGGGTACGGCTGGAGGACGGGACCATCGGCCACGCCGAGATCCGCGTCGGCGACACGATCCTGCTGGCGTTCGACAGGCGACCGGACTGGCCGGCCATGCCGTCGCTGCTGCGTGTCTTCGTCCCGGACGCCGATGCGGCGACCGAGCGCGCGGTCGCCGCGGGAGCCCGCGTGGTCACCGCACCGGCCACCCACGCCTTCGGTCAACGGGGCGGCCGGGTGCGCGACCCGTTCGGCAACGTCTGGTGGATCAGCGCTGTGGTCGAGGACGTCGCACCCGAGGTGGGCATGCGGCGGCTCGCCGAACCGCGGTACGCCGAGGCGATGCGCGACGCGCAGGAGACGCTGGACCGGGAGCTGAGCGGCCGCACCGACAGCGTCGTCAGCCGACCCCTGATCGGCTGA
- a CDS encoding GNAT family N-acetyltransferase: protein MGFTVVDVPERERFEARDEAGATAGVVTYQLTGTIIAYTHTEVAPEFEGRGVGSTLARAVMDHARANRRTVVPICPFLSGWLEKHPEYDGIVARSTRKLK from the coding sequence ATGGGTTTCACGGTGGTGGACGTGCCGGAGCGGGAGCGGTTCGAGGCGCGGGACGAGGCGGGCGCCACGGCCGGCGTGGTGACGTACCAGCTGACCGGCACCATCATCGCCTACACCCACACCGAGGTCGCCCCGGAATTCGAGGGACGCGGCGTCGGGTCGACGCTGGCCCGCGCGGTGATGGACCACGCGCGGGCGAACCGCCGGACCGTGGTGCCGATCTGCCCCTTCCTGAGTGGCTGGCTGGAGAAGCATCCCGAGTACGACGGCATCGTGGCCCGGTCGACCCGCAAGCTCAAATAG
- a CDS encoding ChaB family protein: MPDKHEQAEQMRDDVPSTVARSDDKAVRTYKKTLESAEETYGDGERAHRTAFASLKHTHEKVGDHWEPKEHPGPSDPQAALGTPASRDRSRPTAQGVDANASTGHLVDVARRVGVADPQNLDRDELVRAIEKANARATARARRR; encoded by the coding sequence ATGCCGGACAAGCACGAGCAGGCCGAGCAGATGCGCGACGACGTGCCGTCGACCGTCGCGCGCTCCGACGACAAGGCGGTCCGCACGTACAAGAAGACGCTGGAGTCGGCGGAGGAGACCTACGGCGACGGGGAGCGGGCGCATCGCACGGCGTTCGCGTCGTTGAAGCACACCCACGAGAAGGTCGGCGACCACTGGGAGCCCAAGGAGCACCCGGGGCCGTCGGATCCGCAGGCGGCCCTGGGCACCCCGGCCTCGCGCGACCGGAGCCGCCCGACAGCCCAGGGGGTCGACGCCAACGCCAGCACGGGGCACCTCGTGGACGTGGCCCGGCGGGTGGGCGTCGCCGACCCGCAGAACCTGGACCGGGACGAGCTGGTCCGCGCCATCGAGAAGGCCAACGCCCGGGCCACCGCCCGCGCCCGGCGGAGGTGA
- a CDS encoding phage holin family protein has product MSDAIGRPGRNGHIGSPTDRLAQDVADVVREEVRAVRGQLTEAARPAGLGIVLLAAAGGCLVLGAGAASTTVLRLLEAFLPRRLAAAGLTAGYLATAVVLGGMGLEQLRAAGGSSARLADEVRDMVSATASRVVPAGTDAARDELGR; this is encoded by the coding sequence ATGAGCGACGCGATCGGGCGTCCGGGCCGCAACGGGCACATCGGCAGCCCGACGGACCGTCTGGCGCAGGACGTCGCGGACGTCGTCCGCGAGGAGGTTCGTGCCGTCCGTGGGCAACTCACCGAGGCGGCTCGCCCGGCCGGGCTGGGGATCGTGCTGCTGGCCGCCGCCGGCGGCTGCCTGGTTCTGGGCGCCGGCGCGGCCTCCACCACGGTCCTGCGCCTGCTGGAGGCGTTCCTGCCTCGCCGGCTGGCCGCCGCCGGCCTCACCGCCGGTTACCTGGCCACCGCGGTGGTCCTCGGCGGGATGGGGCTGGAGCAGTTGCGCGCGGCAGGGGGCAGCTCAGCCCGACTCGCCGACGAGGTGCGGGACATGGTGTCGGCGACCGCCTCCCGGGTCGTCCCGGCCGGCACCGACGCCGCCCGTGACGAGCTGGGCCGGTAA
- a CDS encoding PIG-L family deacetylase — MAERSLTLMAVHAHPDDEATSTGGVLARYAAEGITTVLVTCTDGRCGDGPGGVKPGDPGHDPEAVVAMRAAELTASCEALKVTHVETLGYADSGMMGWATNDLPGAFWNTPVAEAAERLAELIRRYRPDVVVTYDENGFYGHPDHIQAHRITMAAVERTGIPAKVYWTTVPRSAFEEFGRVMKEIGVEFPEPDGPSEEMPQLGLPDEEITTWVDTSGYGGQKFESLAAHASQAENIFFLQLGQDRFTELMGVETFVRVRDTTDAPTPEDDLFAGLR; from the coding sequence GTGGCTGAGCGATCTCTGACCCTGATGGCGGTGCACGCGCACCCCGACGACGAGGCGACGAGCACCGGTGGCGTCCTCGCCAGGTACGCGGCGGAGGGCATCACGACGGTGCTGGTGACGTGCACGGACGGGCGGTGTGGCGACGGGCCCGGCGGGGTGAAGCCGGGTGACCCGGGGCACGACCCGGAGGCCGTGGTGGCGATGCGCGCGGCCGAGTTGACGGCCAGCTGCGAGGCGTTGAAGGTCACCCACGTGGAGACGCTCGGCTACGCCGACTCCGGGATGATGGGCTGGGCGACAAACGACCTGCCCGGCGCGTTCTGGAACACGCCCGTGGCGGAGGCCGCCGAGCGGCTGGCCGAGCTGATCCGGCGCTACCGGCCCGACGTCGTGGTCACCTACGACGAGAACGGCTTCTACGGCCACCCGGACCACATCCAGGCGCACCGCATCACCATGGCCGCCGTCGAGCGGACGGGCATCCCCGCGAAGGTCTACTGGACGACCGTCCCGCGCAGCGCGTTCGAGGAGTTCGGCCGCGTCATGAAGGAGATCGGCGTCGAGTTTCCCGAGCCGGACGGGCCGTCGGAGGAGATGCCGCAGCTCGGCCTGCCCGACGAGGAGATCACCACCTGGGTGGACACGAGCGGCTACGGCGGGCAGAAGTTCGAATCCCTGGCGGCGCACGCCAGCCAGGCCGAGAACATCTTCTTCCTGCAGCTGGGTCAGGACCGGTTCACCGAACTCATGGGCGTCGAGACCTTCGTCCGGGTCCGCGACACCACCGACGCGCCGACGCCCGAGGACGACCTGTTCGCCGGACTGCGCTGA
- a CDS encoding MmcQ/YjbR family DNA-binding protein yields MTDRGDVPPEILGELRPACLGLPEAYEEPAWVGTRWRIRKRTFAHVLTVDPDHQAAYARAVASDEPICVLTFRSPGDEIAGLLAGGHPFYKADWGTDVVVMVLDDGVDWAEVGELLTESYRVLAPKKLAALVDRPAGPPPR; encoded by the coding sequence GTGACCGATCGTGGCGACGTCCCACCCGAGATCCTCGGTGAGCTCCGGCCCGCCTGCCTCGGCCTGCCGGAAGCCTACGAGGAGCCGGCCTGGGTGGGCACCCGGTGGCGGATCCGCAAGCGGACCTTCGCCCACGTGCTCACCGTCGACCCCGACCACCAGGCCGCCTACGCCCGGGCCGTCGCCAGCGACGAGCCCATCTGCGTGCTGACCTTCCGGTCCCCCGGCGACGAGATCGCCGGGCTGCTCGCCGGCGGCCACCCGTTCTACAAGGCCGACTGGGGCACCGACGTCGTCGTCATGGTGCTCGACGACGGGGTCGACTGGGCCGAGGTCGGCGAACTGCTCACCGAGAGCTACCGCGTCCTGGCCCCGAAGAAGCTGGCCGCGCTTGTCGACCGGCCGGCCGGGCCGCCGCCGCGCTGA